The window TATGTATATCACAACAAACTGACTAGCACTTCAGCAACAACATCCTTGCAACTTCAACACCTACAGCATCACGATTCAGATGACTACATTAGGTCAGAACACAAAAATTAAGATCAGATCCGCAGCTTGGCATGTCGTCCCAACTGGATTGTTGCTAGTTCTACCATCATATTATTACTTCTTTTTTACTAccattagaaaaaaaagaaaataaaaagaaacagaGGAGTGGGGAGTGGACCTTGAGGCACCTAGCCAGCTCACCGGTCCCCATTTCGTCCTTCACCCGCCATCATAAGTCACTCATGAATGTGATGGAGATGATGACCAAACTTAAACATTCAGTGAGCTGAGTGACCCCTACTGTTCTCTACAGATGTTCTGTTGGTTTGGATCAATATCTGGATTGCTCTCTGAAAAAAGATAAATTGCATCTTGTAGTTGGTCTAATTTAGCTTCTATACTTCTTAAAGATGTCCATGTATCTCTACCACCCCAAGCGTCATTTAATAATAATTAAGAGAAAATCATCGGCCCCTCTTCAATGACTCCATCAACTCTGCCTCTACCAATCAACAGAAGGATCATGATCAGAGGTTGTAACGAGACAAATTCTAACAGAAGACTGAATCACTTTCTACAATCTAAATGCTAGGACAGATGGAGCACAATTGTGGGGCAGGTACACTTGATGATCATGTAGGTTGAAACAAGCTGGTCAAATGACGACAACTATACAAATTATTGTTCTTTTTACTTAAGGAAACCCTTGTTTTTATCTTGCTCTGCTTTCAGAGAGAAATTCAGGTAGAGCTTACCGTAAAAAAGAATGCAAATACTCGATTCAAATCTTTCTAATCAAGTTGCTGTCAACATATTTAACTATATATTGTTAAACAATAGGTAGATAAGCAATGAAATTTTCTTGACAGTTTAATCGTTGACCAAAATCTGGATAATTACTTAGCCACATTATCCTTATAATGTCATTTAAATTGTTCGCATCATGTTAGAGTCCATCAACAGAACTGAATGCTTAATCATTTAAGATGGATTACATATGTCTTATTCACTAATTTTATCTTGTGCATTgaggaagagaggggaagaaaCATGCTAGTGCATTAAAGTGATAGCTATTCTCCACAAACCTCAATCCCCATTAACTGAAGCAAGGATGCAAACGTGACATAAGTAATTTCCTCTTCCTTTACTTGTCTTTGAATAAATGGTAACAACTCTAGGTAGAAAGGAAGCTGATTGATAGAAATGAACATCTTATTCTTTCGATGCCTAGGCATATGAATGTTCTTGCCTGATTTAACAAAGATAAGGGCAGCGAGAGATTCCATTAAAAATTGGAGATACCGCCAATTAATGATAGTTGGCTCCTTGGATcaccttttcctttttaactGTTCTATTTTCATCTCCTAATACCACATTATCATTCAtaaaaaagaggaaacaaaagggCCGACAAACTTAAAAACAGAACATCCTCCCACAAAAAGGTTTGAAATTAGTTTAGCTAAATTAACAGAGACTTTGTAGCAGAAACCAATGCAAAGAAGCAAACACATGGTTTAAAATCCTCCACatcaaaaataatattttaaattttcaaccaaaaaagagCTAATTCAGGGCCTTCAGATTGCTATCTCTAATGGGTGACTGGAAAATATAATTGAAAGGGATTCTAGGACCATGCTTGGTTGGTTGCAAGGCAGTAATAGTGATCAATTTAATAAGAAAAGCTAggccatctcttggaggttgTGTTCAGCTAATTCTCTTGCAGATGAGTTTGCTGGAGACGGGACAAACAGAAATAATCTGTACATGGGCAATTAACCATACGTAGCCCCTCTTGCAGGGTTTCGTGGGGACTGATCTTCTAGGGCTGTTCTTGTTGTTTATTGCTATTGTATATTTCCCATCAGtaataatttcctttttttattatttatccacAAAAGAATTATCCATACATAATAACTCCAATTGCTTTGACCATGAACAAAAAACTAGTGTGAACTCAAGCATAGTGCATAAGATCCTACAAAACAAATGAAGGAATCccctctctttcattttttctctCCGTCATAGTAGCCTAGGCATCACCAACCTCATTGCTGCTCTCTTAGTTGGTTCAACACATAGAATACCCTTTCCATGTAGTGTAAACTCCTCAGTCCAATGAAGGTCAGTCTTAGATTAAATTTGTTGGACTGTTCTGCCGAAGAATAATCTGCTTCACATAGGGAATACAACCTCCCAGTTTTTATTCAAACTAAGACCACagggtttttcttttaaaaaatttccCCCTATTAAAAATCGGAAGGCTTAATAATCTGAAAATGGTTCTACACAAATcatccccacccccaaaaaaaataacaccATTCACCCAAATCTCAAATTAAAGCAATGAACTATGCATTCAAACTGATTTCAAATTGCAAATCCCACAGACACAGCTGAGTATTTGTCCAAAAGGATAAGCCAACGTAAAATTTTCAAAGCTCAATTACAAATTGAGAAGTTAGTTTCGGAAAAATAATAACTCAGTAGTTGAAGTGAAAGAAATTATGCATAGGAAGCGACAGGGCagtcaagaagaaaagaaaagaacatgtCAACAATAATAACGATATAATACTGAAAGATATAAGGTACTTGCATCCAACAACTagtcaaaacaaataaaaaaattactgcCAACTTCCAATAAATTTGCCACACTGAATTTGAAGAACGAAGTTGCGTTCACTAATCAAAATACCTCGCCATCTGAATCGACTTATGTTGGAACCCACATTTCTCATAAAAACCCTTATTCTCAATGCTGCAATCGAGAATCACCTTATAGCAACCCACAGATCGAGCATGATCCGTGAGAGAGGAAACAATCTTCTGCCCCAATTTCAGCCCTCGAGCACTAGAATCGACGACCACATCCTCAATGTGCCCCACTTTCCCACAGTTGCGCAGAAACTTCTTCTCCACAAAGACGCTACCCGTAGCGATGATCTTCCCGGATTGTTCATCTTCGATGACACAGATAACATGATCGTCGCCATGGGATTTGAGCTCTTGAAACCGTGCTCTGAACTCCTCGTCGGACACAGAATCACAAATGCTTAGTTGTTGCAGGAGCTCTATGAAACCTTTGCTCTTGTCTGAGATCTCTAGTCTCCTAACCTGGAATCGTTCTTCTCCTTGTTTGGTGGATACCTCGTTCTGCATTTTTTAGCGGAGACACAAATGTACTACTGTCTTGGATGCATGAACTGATGAACTAGTGAGAGCCCGTAAAAGAGGAATGAAAATTTATACGAGAAACCAGCACTAaggctgtttttttttgttgtcataATGTTCCCCAAAATCACAAGAAGACATAGATAACTATATTTGTAATTGAACATCAAAATTTCTGATAATGaattttaggaatttttttaaGAGTCTTGACTAACCAATATAACTTGTTCATTCAATAATGCTTTCCCTACCGTGTAGTGATAATCGTAAAATTATATGATAAATAACACTTACTAAATATTTTTGTATGATTGGCTTCCTCCAATATCTTATTATTGTGATTTGAAGTTTTATCATCGTAATTCTTTCCTGTTATTCTAACAACATCCATTTGGGTAGAGGATAGCACTTTGGGATGAATTGTGATGGAATTATACCCAGTATGTGTGTCACTAGATCATAGTGATATTGCAGTTTTGGACAAAAGAGAAGCCACAATTAACACTTAGATAACACATTGCAGAGGTTatatctttctctttcccaCCCAAAAGACGTTTAGTCACACCGCTCCCATTCTATTTATATGCAATGAATAAGCATTGAAGCCTCGTGACCCTTAAATTCTGTTGGGCTGTAGCACAACCCATGAACCCATTATCATTTCATGAAGAGGCATCCAAAATAAGTCATAATAGGCAAGAAATAAAGATATAGGAAAATCTGTTTCTATGTGTGTATGGTTCACGACAATGGGCATTGGCCTTGAATCCGAATTCTCTATCCACATGGATCTCATCATCCATGGGATGCGGGGCCCATCTCTAACATACGGGATCTACACTGTATGGATGTTGAGATTTATTTGAAGTGACACGCCATGTGGGAAGTTGATCCCAATTAATTGGCCAATATAAAAGGGGTGATGACGGCACCTATGGAGGACTCCACCCTAAATCATATTCACATAATTCATTATAATGGCGTTATGGAGTTTTCCGAAGACCCTAAACATACAGGGGTGATGACGGCACCTAGACTCCACCTCCATCACATTCACATAATTCACTATATAATTTTTCACGGATTTGttgaaaatcaataaaaaaaaatccgcAAAAAAGTACTCAATTTTCTCACCCTAGCTCCAGATTAGGATTTTTTTGTCGGTATGATAGGGTTTTTAGATgatgcaaaaaataaaacaaacctagaatcttaacagaattatttagaataaaaaaaacaccaatTTTCATAATATTTACTAACAATAAGACTAGAACAAAGGGGATCAATCAAATGAACATTCAAATGGACTCTTAAATCCTTGTTTCAATGTGCAAAAAGTATTTCGGGCTTTTGAGCTCCAGAGAACAACAGAAAATTAGccagaaacaaaaccaaattgaaacaGAAATTTCATCTCATACGGATCGAACAGAAGTGATGATTAGAAGAAATATAATCAGAAGAGATTATAATTAAGAAGATGTCTGAAATCGTACCGGGCCAAAGATGATCGGAAATGGCGACGAAGAGATTCTGAACTTTCTTCTTAATTTGTTGTTTCTGGGTTTGGTTTTTCCTCTTAGCGGAGATTCCAAGAGGACCAACCGTCCGTGCCGTGAACATCTCCTACTAAGCCTCTCatatttggagagagagagagagggggggaatCACAATCTAAAATCATAATCtattgggtaaattacagatcaccccctggtttagccCTATCTAAATCTAATTTAGAATTTGATTATTCTAAATTAGAATAATTGAGATTTCAATTCAATTAATCaattaatttaaataataattaaataaaaaaatttaatataataattataaataactataaaattataaaatacaaaattttaatattaaaatctATAGAAAATATATAGAtagaattcaaaattcaaataggAATGGTTAGGTCACATGGGAATGGAAGGTACTCTATATGGTATCTCTTAGGAATCGAATATCAGGTATGGGCTCAAGGGAATCAGTGCTCGGGATCAGTTCTTGGCATCGGTTCTGTGCATCGTATCGGCTATGTGCATCGGTTCAAGCATCGGTGCTAACCTCTaatttttttcagatttggcGAGCATCTGGAATAACTAGTGAATTACAACCCTATTGTACCACAATTGGTGCATTGGTCTTTGCAGCGTTAATGCTTTTTGCTGGTTTGTTCCATTATCACAAAGCTGCTCCAAAATTGGCTTGGTTCCAAGATGTAGAATCATTATTTTAAgaaagggctcatgttctctgtgccgtagcgcaagctgcgcccagacacataggCCTACCACTcaaggggggcagggtggtcattgcacccaaccccatgtgtctggacacagCCTGTGCtcccgacacagagaacattctccctttaaaCCCCATGTGTCGCATGCGCATAAGTCCACACTCCAGAGTCCAAACTGTCCAATGCACAACACCAGATcatttttcttccataaatgCCCAGATATGCCCATCTTGTGCCCGtggattaggggtgtcaattttggaccgcAATCGTCCCCCTAGGAACCAGAAGCgatccacccaatagcttattggtttGGATCTGGTCTTGGTGATAGGTTATTGGTCCGGAACAGTTGAGGAACCATTAAAATCGAAAGAAATGACCAGGACTGGATTATCATCTAATAAAATCTGTCGAATGATgtcatacaaaagaaaaacaacttcaGAAGCtgtgttttttatattatctccACTCATACCTAACAACTGCAATGTATAGATTATTATTTCAATAATAGTTTTTATTCACAAACCACCAATTTGGTGATGACAGATTGCGAATTATTATAATAGTTTGCTATTTCtaaactctctctcttcctctttctttacATAAATAAAGTCTAAATATGAGGAATTATGTGAAAGTTGTAGACATCAAAATTGGTTCAAGTCTAACATATGTGTTTGCAtgagatgataatatatacattgacACATTGGAATGTCTACTGTTTTTCTAGAGCAACTCCTATTGTCCTTGTTCATTATAATAATGTTTGGACCCGCTTAGGAACTGGAACCAAACCACCCATTACTTAATGGTCATGGATCTCAGATTTGGAACCGGTGAGCTTATTGGTCCAGATCTGATCTTGACACCTTAGAGTCGGAACCGTTAGAGAACCGGACCGATAGCCCAGAACctgaccaattgacacccctacccatGGTTCAAGGAACCGGTCTCGGGTCGGTAGAATCGAATGGATCGGATGGGGGGCGATCTCGATTCTTAGCCGATTCGATACTGATTCACTAGTACGACCCAAgggttaaaagataataaaactcaatttttatttaaatatatgGACAAATCTGTCAAATCTGGCCCTATTCAGGGCAATTTGGATCGGTATCGGATAAAAAAACCGATCCCTATCCAGAACCAATTCCCTATTACCAAAACCCTTCTTGTGCTCTAAGTACATGAGACAAGTATTGAGTGTTGGGCGTATATGCAATTTAATCGGTAAAGAACTTTGCATGTTCGCTCAAAATTACCACCCCAcccttatgaaataaaaaaatgtattcATGTTATGCCCCGGACTTAGATCTTGTGTAGCTGTGGCGGGAGTTGCACTGTGCAGCACCAAAACCCACCCTGAATACAggggggaggtggtcatttcacatgtgggcccaagtgggacccacctgtgaaatgactaccttacccctatttttctTGTCGTTTAGTAGTGCTGCAtaggtgcagctcccgccacaacCGGATAAGATCCTTTTCCGTTATGCCCCTGAGTATTTGTCCTTGTAGATCCCACAGACAACTGAGTATTTGTCCAAAAGGATAAGCCAACGTAAAGTTTTCAAAGCTCAATTACAAATTGAGAAGTTAGTTTCGGATAAATAATAACTCAGTAGTTGAAGTGAAAGAAATTATGCATAGGAAGCGACAGGGCagtcaagaagaaaagaaaagaacatgtCAACAATAATAACGATATAATACTGAAAGATATAAGGTACTTGCATCCAACAACTagtcaaaacaaataaaaaaattactgcCAACTTCCAATAAATTTGCCACACTGAATTTGAAGAACGAAGTTGAGTTCACTAATCAAAATACCTCGCCATCTGAATCGACTTATGTTGGAACCCACATTTCTCATAAAAACCCTTATTCTCAATGCTGCAATCGAGAATCACCTTATAGCAACCCACAGATCGAGCATGATCCGTGAGAGAGGAAACAATCTTCTGCCCCAATTTCAGCCCTCGAGCACTAGAATCGACGACCACATCCTCAATGTGCCCCACTTTCCCACAGTTGCGCAGAAACTTCTTCTCCACAAAGACGCTACCCGTAGCGATGATCTTCCCGGATTGTTCATCCTCGATGACACAGATAACATGATCGTCGCCATGGGATTTGAGCTCTTGAAACCGTGCTCTGAACTCCTCGTCGGACACAAAATCACAAATGCTTAGTTGTTGCAGGAGCTCTATGAAACCTTTGCTCTTGTCTGAGATCTCTAGTCTCCTGACCTGGAATCGTTCTTCTCCTTGTTTGATGGATATCTCGTTTAGCATTTTTTAGCGGAGACACAAATGTACCAGTGTCTTGGATGCATGAACTGATGAACCAGTGAAAGCCCGTAAAAGAGGATTGACAATTTATACGAGGAACCGGCACTAAGACTGTGTTTGGTTGTCATAATGTTCCCAGAAGATAAATTTGAGTAatctattttttggattttttatttgagggaaagagaatgccaccgcATCCTTCACGGGTCTCGCAGCGCTCGCCCCTTTGCCCTGACACAGGGGCACATAAAATGACCATCGCACCCCTTGGAACCCCAGAAATGACCAAGGGTGTGGTGGACATTTCATGCGTCCCTGTGTTAGGGCGCAAGGGCAGCATGTCTGGCATGTTCGagtggtgttctttctcccttaacaTAAATACTATATTTCCACTAAG is drawn from Telopea speciosissima isolate NSW1024214 ecotype Mountain lineage chromosome 1, Tspe_v1, whole genome shotgun sequence and contains these coding sequences:
- the LOC122671529 gene encoding glucosamine 6-phosphate N-acetyltransferase-like; the encoded protein is MQNEVSTKQGEERFQVRRLEISDKSKGFIELLQQLSICDSVSDEEFRARFQELKSHGDDHVICVIEDEQSGKIIATGSVFVEKKFLRNCGKVGHIEDVVVDSSARGLKLGQKIVSSLTDHARSVGCYKVILDCSIENKGFYEKCGFQHKSIQMARYFD
- the LOC122671523 gene encoding glucosamine 6-phosphate N-acetyltransferase-like, translated to MLNEISIKQGEERFQVRRLEISDKSKGFIELLQQLSICDFVSDEEFRARFQELKSHGDDHVICVIEDEQSGKIIATGSVFVEKKFLRNCGKVGHIEDVVVDSSARGLKLGQKIVSSLTDHARSVGCYKVILDCSIENKGFYEKCGFQHKSIQMARYFD